The segment TGCGGCGAACCGCTCGACGCACGCGACGTGCAGCCGGAGCCCGGGCCCGGATGGATCGCGCCCGATGAAGTTGGGGCGCCTGCGGTCAACGATTGACGCGCGGCGCGCGCATGACCGCCTGACGCTCGCCTGCTTCTGTCACGGGCAGCGCCGAGCACGCTCGACTGTGCTCGCGCATTGCCTGCACGCCGATATCCCGCGACAGCATGCGCAATCGCACACTGTCGTCAGCGACGTCTCCTGATCGATCTGCTCGCACATGCGGATGCCACGCAACGCAACTTTGCGTCATCGCCTCCGCCACCGCCGATCATCGCGCGGGCAATCCATTCGCATCCGCGCGTGACCGCGCCGCCGCGTCTGCGTTACACTCACGGCCCGCTGTCTCGAAATTGTTCGCTGTCCAAGATGTTGTCGCGCAATCGCCTCGCCGCTGCCTGCCTCGCCGCTTCCCTGCTCGCCACCCCGTTCGCCGCCTTCGGCAAGACGCAAAGTGAATCGCTGCTCCAGCAGGCGATCGACCTCGTGTCGCGATGGCTGCCGGCACCTACCCACGAAGCACCCGCGACGCAGGTTGTCGAATCGGCGTTCTCGCCCGACGGCGGCGCCGAGGCGCTCGTGCTGAAAGCAATCGGCGCCGCGCGCAGCTCGATTCGCGTCGCCGCGTATTCGTTCACGTCGCCGCCCGTCACGCGCGCGCTGCTCGCCGCCAAGCGACGCGGCGTCAACGTCGCCGTGGTCGTCGACGACAAGGGCAACCGCGCGAAGAGCAGCAAGCAGGCGCTGAACCTGCTCGTCAACGCCGGCATCCCGACGCGCACGATCGACGCCTATGCGATCCATCACGACAAGTACCTCGTGATCGACGCCGAGCACGTCGAGACCGGTTCGTTCAACTACAGCGCATCGGCGGCCAGCCGCAACTCCGAGAACGTCGTCGTGGTGTGGAACAATCCGCAACTCGCATCGCGCTACCTCACGCACTGGCAAAGCCGCTTCGACCAGGGCACGCCGTACCGCTCCAGCTACTGACGCACGCCACGCGCTTTCGCACGGCCCTCGACACTTCTC is part of the Burkholderia pyrrocinia genome and harbors:
- a CDS encoding phospholipase D family protein, yielding MLSRNRLAAACLAASLLATPFAAFGKTQSESLLQQAIDLVSRWLPAPTHEAPATQVVESAFSPDGGAEALVLKAIGAARSSIRVAAYSFTSPPVTRALLAAKRRGVNVAVVVDDKGNRAKSSKQALNLLVNAGIPTRTIDAYAIHHDKYLVIDAEHVETGSFNYSASAASRNSENVVVVWNNPQLASRYLTHWQSRFDQGTPYRSSY